A genomic segment from Burkholderia plantarii encodes:
- a CDS encoding Fur family transcriptional regulator, which translates to MNVIFSALKKAHMRPTATRVAVYRLFHEAPTTHFTADQVFRRLVDQDESFNLSSIYRALGSLQEASLIIGSSLGMSKVIYELNRGEQHIHLVCTHCDAIQDIHDPVFERQQARIAKAYDFRYLSYNHVVFGICSACMHAADKKKH; encoded by the coding sequence ATGAACGTGATTTTTTCGGCACTGAAGAAGGCCCACATGCGGCCGACCGCGACGCGCGTCGCGGTGTACCGGCTCTTCCACGAAGCGCCCACCACGCACTTCACGGCCGACCAGGTGTTTCGCCGGCTCGTCGACCAGGACGAGAGCTTCAACCTGTCGAGCATCTATCGCGCGCTCGGCTCGCTGCAGGAAGCGTCGCTGATCATCGGCTCGTCGCTCGGCATGTCGAAGGTGATCTACGAACTGAATCGCGGCGAGCAGCACATCCATCTCGTCTGCACGCACTGCGACGCGATCCAGGACATCCACGATCCGGTGTTCGAGCGGCAGCAGGCCCGCATCGCCAAGGCCTACGACTTCCGCTACCTCAGCTACAACCACGTCGTGTTCGGGATCTGCAGCGCCTGCATGCACGCGGCCGACAAGAAAAAGCACTGA
- a CDS encoding response regulator transcription factor, whose product MRVLLVEDDEMIGDEVSGALRDASYAVDWVRDGTSAVASARAQHYDLVLLDLGLPRQDGFHVLAAIRAANNPVPVVVVTARDALEDRVRGLDNGADDYVIKPFEIAELLARIRAAVRRGGGTAAPVLGNGVVSLDPSTHEARAADHTVRLSSREFALLHALLQRPGAILSRAELEDRIYGWNEEVESNAIEFLIYSLRKKLGSDTIRNVRGVGWMVSKTQ is encoded by the coding sequence ATGAGGGTATTGCTGGTCGAGGACGACGAGATGATCGGCGACGAGGTGTCGGGCGCGCTGCGCGACGCGAGCTACGCGGTGGACTGGGTGCGCGACGGCACCAGCGCGGTGGCGTCGGCGCGCGCGCAGCATTACGACCTCGTGCTGCTCGATCTCGGGCTGCCGAGGCAGGACGGCTTTCATGTGCTGGCCGCGATCCGCGCGGCCAACAACCCGGTGCCGGTGGTGGTGGTGACCGCGCGCGACGCGCTCGAGGATCGCGTGCGCGGCCTCGACAACGGCGCCGACGACTACGTGATCAAGCCGTTCGAGATCGCCGAGCTGCTGGCGCGGATTCGCGCCGCGGTCCGGCGCGGCGGCGGCACGGCCGCGCCGGTGCTCGGCAATGGCGTGGTGTCGCTCGACCCTTCCACCCACGAGGCGCGCGCCGCCGACCACACGGTGCGGCTGTCGAGCCGCGAATTCGCGCTGCTGCACGCGCTGCTGCAGCGGCCCGGCGCGATCCTCTCTCGCGCCGAGCTGGAAGACCGCATCTATGGCTGGAACGAGGAAGTGGAGAGCAACGCGATCGAGTTCCTGATCTATTCGCTGCGCAAGAAGCTCGGGAGCGACACGATCCGCAACGTGCGCGGCGTCGGCTGGATGGTATCGAAGACCCAATGA
- a CDS encoding sensor histidine kinase: MKDSLQFRLAAWLSAMVLLATAVAGAASFTASFHEANELQDWQLEQVAAMLSPQSLAAMERDGTISARVKAVHDKPELVVQRLDAGGGPLALPASLPDGVQDVEVGGVAWRVVVRTLDAATRVAVGQQTAGRNDVAESSALATTAPLVVFVPVLVFVLGIVVRRMFAPLRALSAAIDRRDSRDLSSLPDAGLPDEIRPFVVALNRLLARVGQSVAAQRRFIADAAHELRSPLTALSLQAERLEPMTAATPAHEQVRTLRRGLARGSAMVEQLLSFARIHDVPDAPDETLSVAQTCRQVLEDLMPLADRKRIDIGVLALDEAAVRARPLDLRMLVRNLVDNAIRYTPDHGRIDLAVRVTGEGVELTIDDSGPGIAPEERERVFDAFYRIVGNRALGSGLGLAIVKTIVERLGARIELGEAGPGGLRVTVTIPGAP; the protein is encoded by the coding sequence ATGAAGGATTCACTGCAATTCCGGCTCGCCGCCTGGCTGTCGGCGATGGTGCTGCTCGCCACGGCGGTGGCCGGCGCGGCGTCGTTTACGGCGTCGTTCCACGAGGCCAACGAGTTGCAGGACTGGCAGCTCGAACAGGTGGCCGCGATGCTGAGCCCCCAAAGCCTCGCGGCGATGGAGCGCGACGGCACCATCAGCGCGCGCGTGAAGGCTGTCCACGACAAGCCGGAGCTGGTGGTGCAGCGGCTCGACGCCGGCGGCGGTCCGCTCGCGCTGCCGGCCTCGCTGCCCGACGGCGTGCAGGACGTGGAGGTGGGCGGCGTGGCATGGCGCGTCGTGGTGCGCACGCTCGACGCCGCCACGCGCGTGGCCGTCGGCCAGCAGACCGCCGGCCGCAACGACGTGGCCGAGAGCAGCGCGCTCGCCACCACCGCGCCGCTGGTGGTGTTCGTGCCGGTGCTGGTGTTCGTGCTCGGGATCGTGGTGCGCCGCATGTTCGCGCCGCTGCGCGCGCTGTCGGCCGCGATCGACCGGCGCGACAGCCGCGACCTGTCGAGCCTGCCCGACGCCGGGCTGCCCGACGAGATCCGGCCGTTCGTGGTCGCGCTGAACCGGCTGCTCGCCCGCGTCGGCCAGTCGGTGGCCGCGCAGCGGCGCTTCATCGCCGACGCGGCGCACGAGCTGCGCTCGCCGCTCACGGCGCTGTCGCTGCAGGCCGAGCGGCTCGAACCGATGACGGCAGCCACGCCCGCGCACGAGCAGGTGCGCACGCTGCGGCGCGGGCTCGCGCGCGGCAGCGCGATGGTCGAGCAGCTGCTGAGCTTCGCGCGCATCCATGACGTGCCCGATGCGCCGGACGAGACGCTGTCGGTCGCGCAGACCTGCCGGCAGGTGCTGGAAGACCTGATGCCGCTCGCGGACCGCAAGCGCATCGACATCGGCGTGCTCGCGCTGGACGAGGCCGCCGTGCGCGCGCGGCCGCTCGATCTGCGGATGCTGGTGCGCAATCTGGTCGACAACGCGATCCGCTACACGCCCGACCACGGCCGCATCGACCTGGCCGTGCGGGTCACGGGCGAGGGCGTCGAGCTGACGATCGACGACAGCGGGCCGGGGATCGCCCCCGAGGAGCGCGAGCGCGTGTTCGACGCGTTCTACCGGATCGTCGGCAACCGCGCACTCGGTTCGGGCCTCGGGCTCGCGATCGTCAAGACCATCGTGGAGCGGCTCGGCGCGCGCATCGAACTCGGCGAGGCCGGACCCGGCGGGCTGCGCGTGACGGTGACGATTCCGGGCGCGCCGTGA